GTGCTGGCCTCCTGCCGTCCGGCACGGCTGCCCGCGGACTGACGCCCGATATGTCGCACCACCGCCACCGGACCACCTGATGGCCATCGACTGGAACCTGAGCACCTGCGGTCGGTCGGGCCACGCCACCTACGCGCCGGACGAACCCGAACTGCGCGCCCGGCTGGAGGCGGACACCCCGGCCGGGCACGCCTGGCGCTGCCTGCGCTGCGGGACGTTCGTGCCCGGTGCACCTGCCGGATCGGGGCCGGCCGCCGCCGCCCCTGAGGTACCTCGCGGACGCCTGCTCCGCGACCGGCGGATCATGCGGCTGCTGGCCGCGGAACGGCTGCTGCGGGCGCTGGTGCTCCTGCTGGCCGGGGTGCTGGTGCTGGTCTTCAGGGACCGGATCGGTGCGCTGCGCGCCGGCTACGAGAAGGATCTCGGCCTGCTCGCCCCGCTGGCCGGCCAGCTCGGCTGGAACGTCCAGGACTCCAAGGTGGTCCAGCTCGTCGACCGGGCCTTCACCCTGTCCCCGACGACGCTGGTATGGGTGGGGCTCGCGCTGCTGGCCTACGCCGCGCTGCTCACCGTCGAGTCGGTCGGCCTGTGGCTGGTCCGCCGCTGGGGCGAGTACTTCTCGGTGGTCGCGACCGGGATCTTCCTGCCGCTGGAGATCTACGAGCTGACCGAGCGGGTCACCTGGCTCAAGGTGCTGCTGTTCCTGGTGAACCTGGCCGCCGTGCTCTGGCTGGTGTGGTCCAAGCGGCTGTTCGGCGCGCGCGGCGGGGGAGCGGAGTACCGCCGGGAGCACGAGACCGAGAGCCTGCTGACCGTCGAGCGGTCCGCCGGGGAGCGCTGAAACATGGCGAGCTGGCGCTCGCGGGTCGCTCGTCCTTGATGGGATCGCGCGTTCTGCGCTTCTCGCTCGTGCCTCGCTGCGATGCTCGACCGCACGATCCCGACGAGCGACCATTCATCACGACCAGTACCTCGCGCCGTGCTGCGATGCTCGACCGCACGATCCCGACGAGCGACCGGTCCTCGCTGCGATGCTCGGCCGCATGATCCCGACGAGCGACCGGTCCTCGTTGCGATGCTCGACCGCACGATCCCGACGAGCGACCGGTCCTCAGCGGGCGATGCGCGGCTGCCGGCCGGTCCACAGCACACCAAGGCGCTGCGTCGCCCGGGTGAGTGCCACGTAGACATCGCCCAGACCGCGGGGGGACTCGTCCTCGATCCGGTCCGGTTCGACCAGGATCACCACGTCGAACTCCAGGCCCTTCGCCTCCGGCACGGTCAGCACGACGACACGGTCGGTCAGGTCGCCGTGACCGGCGCGCAACGCATCGGCGAGTTCGTCACGCAGTGCGTAAGGCACCAGCACGGCGAGGTGCTCCTGCCCGCCGGGCGGCAGTTCGTCGCGGACGGCGTGCACGGTCGCGTCGGCGAGCTTCTCCGGGCTGACCTCCTGCCACCACGGCTGCACGCCCGTCGACCGCACCGCCTCCGGCGGCTGCAGGGTGCGGTCGATCCGCCGCAGCACCCGGTCGGCCACCCGGCTGATCTCCAGCGGGGTGCGGTAGTTGACGGTGAGTTCGGCCAGCCGCCAACGGTCGCCGACGTGTGGCCGCAGTGCCCTGTCCCAGGACGTGGCCCCGGACGGGTCCGAGGTCTGTGCGATGTCGCCGACCAAGGTCATCGA
This region of Nakamurella alba genomic DNA includes:
- a CDS encoding DUF2127 domain-containing protein, which gives rise to MAIDWNLSTCGRSGHATYAPDEPELRARLEADTPAGHAWRCLRCGTFVPGAPAGSGPAAAAPEVPRGRLLRDRRIMRLLAAERLLRALVLLLAGVLVLVFRDRIGALRAGYEKDLGLLAPLAGQLGWNVQDSKVVQLVDRAFTLSPTTLVWVGLALLAYAALLTVESVGLWLVRRWGEYFSVVATGIFLPLEIYELTERVTWLKVLLFLVNLAAVLWLVWSKRLFGARGGGAEYRREHETESLLTVERSAGER